Proteins encoded within one genomic window of Haematobia irritans isolate KBUSLIRL chromosome 5, ASM5000362v1, whole genome shotgun sequence:
- the LOC142238476 gene encoding lipase 3-like isoform X1: MDRIKRSAIVKSLLIIPILIIVVQLQYSPEENTKTTTDRVQRAGYKCANYDFYTQDGYGLRIFRIKNTSSSLEESSETSSITKRPVVLLMHGIASSSDSWVLEDLSNPLAYDLLNNGYDVWLGNNRGNTYGQKHLHMSSYDREFWRFSFHEVGTIDLPHIIDFILNETQEESLHYVGHSQGTTIALVLLSMNTEYNRKFKSITMFSPCANLTFTTSPLRHISLLLGNRSPLHSIFEDLALLRPKIVRQLLGIERCRRVGATSKYCSFLLFNALGGYSAYINKSLLPEIFYTHPEPSSFRQTIHFMQIHNSQMFRQYDFGPKENLLIYNQSTPTEYNLANVNPRWPIHLFYSDYDEIASKKDVEMLAEILGNRSVTHFINLKHFAHMDFIWASNIKEIINRPVLDIIGNVGKKLENNVN; the protein is encoded by the exons ATGGACAGAATAAAGAGATCGGCAATTGTTAAAAGTCTATTGATCATACCAATATTAATAATAGTCGTTCAATTACAATATTCACCAgaagaaaatacaaaaacaacg ACTGATCGAGTCCAAAGAGCAGGATACAAATGTGCAAATTATGATTTCTACACCCAGGATGGTTATGGTTTGAGaatatttcgtataaaaaacaCCTCCTCATCGTTGGAAGAATCATCAGAAACCTCATCAATAACAAAACGACCCGTTGTTCTATTAATGCATGGCATAGCAAGCTCTTCAGATAGTTGGGTATTAGAGGATCTATCAAATCCCTTGGCTTATGATTTGCTCAATAATGGCTATGATGTGTGGCTGGGTAATAACCGTGGAAATACTTATGGTCAGAAGCATTTACATATGTCCTCGTATGATAGAGAATTTTGGAGATTTTCATTTCATGAAGTGGGTACCATTGATTTACCACATATcatagattttattttgaatgaaACTCAGGAAGAATCTCTTCATTATGTGGGTCACTCACAGGGTACTACAATTGCTCTGGTCCTACTTTCTATGAATACGGAATataatcgaaaatttaaatcaataacAATGTTTAGTCCATGTGCAAATTTAACTTTTACCACATCACCGTTGAGGCATATTTCACTACTCTTAGGCAATCGTAGTCCATTACATTCGATTTTTGAAGATTTGGCCCTATTAAGGCCAAAGATTGTTCGGCAATTGCTGGGAATTGAAAGATGTCGTAGAGTTGGAGCAACTTCAAAATATTGTTCATTTCTTTTATTCAATGCTTTAGGTGGTTATTCAGCCTATATTAATAAG TCTCTGCTACCAGAGATATTCTATACCCATCCCGAGCCGTCTTCATTTCGCCAAACAATACATTTTATGCAAATTCATAATAGCCAAATGTTTCGTCAATATGATTTTGGTCCTAAAGAAAATCTCCTAATTTACAATCAATCTACGCCTACCGAATATAATTTAGCAAATGTAAATCCTAGATGGCCCATACATTTATTTTACAGTGACTATGATGAGATTGCTTCAAAAAAGGatgttgaaatgctggcagagaTATTGGGAAATCGCAGTGTaactcattttattaatttgaaaCATTTTGCCCATATGGATTTTATTTGGGCCTCAAATATAAAGGAGATTATCAATCGACCTGTATTGGATATAATCGGCAATGTGGGAAAGAAATTGGAAAACaatgtaaattaa
- the LOC142238476 gene encoding lipase 3-like isoform X2, whose product MDRIKRSAIVKSLLIIPILIIVVQLQYSPEENTKTTTDRVQRAGYKCANYDFYTQDGYGLRIFRIKNTSSSLEESSETSSITKRPVVLLMHGIASSSDSWVLEDLSNPLAYDLLNNGYDVWLGNNRGNTYGQKHLHMSSYDREFWRFSFHEGTTIALVLLSMNTEYNRKFKSITMFSPCANLTFTTSPLRHISLLLGNRSPLHSIFEDLALLRPKIVRQLLGIERCRRVGATSKYCSFLLFNALGGYSAYINKSLLPEIFYTHPEPSSFRQTIHFMQIHNSQMFRQYDFGPKENLLIYNQSTPTEYNLANVNPRWPIHLFYSDYDEIASKKDVEMLAEILGNRSVTHFINLKHFAHMDFIWASNIKEIINRPVLDIIGNVGKKLENNVN is encoded by the exons ATGGACAGAATAAAGAGATCGGCAATTGTTAAAAGTCTATTGATCATACCAATATTAATAATAGTCGTTCAATTACAATATTCACCAgaagaaaatacaaaaacaacg ACTGATCGAGTCCAAAGAGCAGGATACAAATGTGCAAATTATGATTTCTACACCCAGGATGGTTATGGTTTGAGaatatttcgtataaaaaacaCCTCCTCATCGTTGGAAGAATCATCAGAAACCTCATCAATAACAAAACGACCCGTTGTTCTATTAATGCATGGCATAGCAAGCTCTTCAGATAGTTGGGTATTAGAGGATCTATCAAATCCCTTGGCTTATGATTTGCTCAATAATGGCTATGATGTGTGGCTGGGTAATAACCGTGGAAATACTTATGGTCAGAAGCATTTACATATGTCCTCGTATGATAGAGAATTTTGGAGATTTTCATTTCATGAA GGTACTACAATTGCTCTGGTCCTACTTTCTATGAATACGGAATataatcgaaaatttaaatcaataacAATGTTTAGTCCATGTGCAAATTTAACTTTTACCACATCACCGTTGAGGCATATTTCACTACTCTTAGGCAATCGTAGTCCATTACATTCGATTTTTGAAGATTTGGCCCTATTAAGGCCAAAGATTGTTCGGCAATTGCTGGGAATTGAAAGATGTCGTAGAGTTGGAGCAACTTCAAAATATTGTTCATTTCTTTTATTCAATGCTTTAGGTGGTTATTCAGCCTATATTAATAAG TCTCTGCTACCAGAGATATTCTATACCCATCCCGAGCCGTCTTCATTTCGCCAAACAATACATTTTATGCAAATTCATAATAGCCAAATGTTTCGTCAATATGATTTTGGTCCTAAAGAAAATCTCCTAATTTACAATCAATCTACGCCTACCGAATATAATTTAGCAAATGTAAATCCTAGATGGCCCATACATTTATTTTACAGTGACTATGATGAGATTGCTTCAAAAAAGGatgttgaaatgctggcagagaTATTGGGAAATCGCAGTGTaactcattttattaatttgaaaCATTTTGCCCATATGGATTTTATTTGGGCCTCAAATATAAAGGAGATTATCAATCGACCTGTATTGGATATAATCGGCAATGTGGGAAAGAAATTGGAAAACaatgtaaattaa
- the LOC142240011 gene encoding putative chitinase 10, with protein MNSLGYFLYVLLMVFLKPGLTHKTINCYFGSWANDMVPKYYWFDMDSINPFQCTHISYAFFGINDSYAFDDNETYFGPDNDWLKRLVDLRFTNPSLKIIAVVGGTLVSSARFSEMASNEESRQHFIDTTVEYMDSNNINGLDVYWTYPGSTGNVKDKENFPILLQELSERFQIYGYELGISVIGRLDIARVVYDIPEFKDNVDYINVMAYNYTNGVEMRYHAPLRGDIKHTVESTMNYWIKSGVRREILNLGIAFIARNFNRRGEFTLPYNFVCPLLSDEQQIDSNLGIIQTVIYTTKVFYESSETLQMKLDYVLEQNLGGVMVWTLNNDDYEGKCGGTQYPLLTSISQKIGPTYGLKMQCLIENKTKPIVCFIAYSEDNEYEDEEGEYKVINCYLGSWANDNREKWELFTIDSINPFQCTHISYAFFGISDSYAFDDSKTYFGPQNDWLKRLIELRTANPALKIIAVVGGTLVSSERFSQMASNGESRQIFIDTTVEYLNRNDINGLDLYWTYPGSSGNVNDKDNFSILLQELSERLRIYEIKFGVSVTGRTDHAREWYDIPKLQKYVDFINVMAYNYTNTNEMEYHAPLFGNAKYTVESTISYWIKEGAPREKLNLGIAFIGRAFDKYPGANHELKNISYFEMCEYEQAMQMLFTLYFNYELGESYTIFFDVWIYYESLKSLKMKLNYVIGENLGGVMLWSLENDDYKGKCGRKYPLVKLTNSIINAYNYLGKRYFKLQKVRMLH; from the exons ATGAATTCTTTGGGCTATTTTTTGTATGTGCTCCTAATGGTCTTTCTAAAACCTGGGCTAACAC atAAAACTATAAATTGTTATTTCGGATCCTGGGCCAATGATATGGTACCAAAATACTATTGGTTCGATATGGATTCTATTAATCCATTCCAGTGTACCCATATTAGCTACGCCTTCTTTGGCATAAATGACTCATATGCTTTTGACGATAATGAAACGTATTTTGGACCTGACAATG ATTGGCTCAAACGATTGGTTGATTTGAGATTTACGAATCCCTCATTGAAGATTATTGCAGTTGTTGGAGGAACACTTGTGAGTTCTGCAAGATTTTCTGAAATGGCTTCCAATGAGGAATCACGGCAACATTTTATAGACACCACGGTGGAGTATATGGATAGCAATAATATAAATGGATTGGATGTGTATTGGACGTATCCAGGTAGTACTGGTAACGTCAaggacaaagaaaattttccaattcttTTACAGGAGCTATCAGAAAG ATTTCAAATATATGGATACGAGCTTGGTATCTCGGTGATTGGAAGACTCGATATCGCACGTGTGGTTTATGACATACCCGAATTTAAGGATAATGTTGATTATATTAATGTTATGGCCTACAATTATACCAATGGTGTTGAAATGCGATATCATGCTCCTCTGCGTGGCGATATTAAACACACGGTAGAATCGACCATGAATTATTGGATCAAATCGG GTGTTCGtcgtgaaattttaaatttaggaatTGCCTTTATTGCGCGAAATTTTAATAGGCGCGGTGAGTTTACGTTACCGTATAATTTTGTGTGTCCCCTACTGTCCGATGAGCAACAAATCGATAGTAATTTGGGAATAATACAAACGGTCATCTATACCACTAAGGTATTCTATGAGTCTTCGGAAACGCTTCAAATGAAATTAGACTATGTTCTTGAACAAAATCTAGGCGGTGTAATGGTGTGGACATTGAACAACGACGATTACGAAGGCAAATGCGGCGGTACACAATATCCTCTGTTGACATCAatctcacaaaaaattggtcctacgtatggactaaaaaTGCAATGTTTAATAGAGAATAAAACTAAACCAATTGTCTGTTTTATAGCATATAGTGAGGACAATGAATATGAGGATGAAGAAGGAGAAT ATAAAGTCATAAATTGCTATTTGGGATCCTGGGCTAATGATAACCGTGAAAAATGGGAATTGTTTACAATCGATTCGATTAATCCATTTCAGTGTACCCATATTAGCTATGCCTTCTTTGGCATAAGTGACTCTTACGCTTTTGACGATAGCAAAACGTATTTTGGACCCCAGAATG ATTGGCTTAAACGATTGATTGAGTTGAGAACTGCAAATCCCGCATTGAAGATAATTGCCGTTGTTGGAGGTACACTTGTGAGTTCTGAGAGATTTTCTCAAATGGCTTCCAATGGGGAATCACGTCAGATTTTTATAGACACGACTGTGGAATATCTAAATAGAAATGATATAAATGGATTGGATTTATATTGGACGTATCCAGGCAGCAGTGGAAATGTCAATGACAAAGATAATTTTTCGATACTTCTACAAGAGCTATCGGAAAG ATTAAGAATTTACGAGATTAAATTTGGTGTATCTGTTACTGGTAGAACGGACCATGCTCGTGAATGGTATGATATTCCTAAACTTCAGAAATATGTGGATTTCATTAATGTCATGGCCTACAATTATACCAATACCAATGAAATGGAATATCATGCTCCTCTGTTTGGTAATGCCAAATACACAGTAGAATCGACCATCAGTTACTGGATCAAAGAAG GTGCTCCTCGTGAAAAATTGAATCTGGGCATTGCTTTCATTGGTCGTGCATTTGATAAATATCCAGGTGCAAATcatgaactaaaaaatatcTCCTATTTTGAGATGTGTGAATATGAACAAGCCATGCAGATGTTATTTACATTGTATTTCAATTACGAATTGGGCGAGAGTTATACGATATTTTTTGACGTATGGATATATTATGAATCCTTGAAATCACTCAAGATGAAATTGAACTATGTCATCGGGGAGAATCTAGGTGGTGTAATGTTATGGTCTTTGGAAAACGATGATTATAAGGGGAAATGCGGACGGAAATATCCTCTAGTTAAGTTAACAAATTCAATAATAAATGCATACAATTATCTAGGGAAAAGATACTTCAAGTTGCAAAAGGTGAGGATGTTACATTGA